From Trichoderma atroviride chromosome 1, complete sequence, one genomic window encodes:
- a CDS encoding uncharacterized protein (CAZy:GH15~CAZy:CBM20) yields MDLAASHSAQALSLNVSSHASFIPPIMHVLSTAVLLGSVAVQKVLGRPGASDITKRAVTDFINSETPIALNNLICNVGPDGCRAFGTSIGAVVASPSTTDPDYFYMWTRDSALVFKTLVDRFTQNYDAGLQRRIEQYIAAQVTLQGISNPSGSLSDGSGLGEPKFELTLSQFTGNWGRPQRDGPALRAIALIGYSKWLISNNYQSTVSNIIWPIVRNDLNYVAQYWNQTGFDLWEEVNGSSFFTVANQHRALVEGATLATTLGQSGSSYSTVAPQILCFLQKFWSPSGYVISNINSNDGRTGKDSNSILTSIHTFDPSIGCDAATFQPCSDKALSNLKVYVDSFRSIYGVNSGIPAGTAVAVGRYPEDVYFNGNPWYLSTFAVAEQLYDALYVWKKTGSITVTSTSLAFFQELVPSVTAGTYASSSSTFTSIVNAVSTYADGFVSEAAKYVPSDGSLSEQFDKNTGTPLSAVHLTWSYASFLTATARRAGIVPPSWISSGANTVPSSCSGTTVAGSYSSPTATSFPPSQTPKTAATGTSFTPIACATPTSVAVTFHELATTVPGQTIKVVGNAQALGNWSTSAGVALNAVNYASNHPLWIGPVNLKAGDVVEYKYINVGSDGSVTWEADPNHTYTVPAVACVTAVVKEDTWQS; encoded by the exons CACTCTCTCTCAACGTCTCCTCACACGCTTCATTTATTCCGCCCATCATGCATGTCTTGTCAACGGCCGTCCTGCTCGGCTCGGTTGCCGTCCAAAAGGTCCTGGGAAGACCTGGCGCATCCGACATTACAAAACGAGCCGTTACTGACTTCATCAACTCGGAAACTCCCATTGCCCTGAACAATCTGATTTGCAATGTTGGTCCTGACGGATGCCGTGCTTTTGGCACATCGATCGGCGCTGTAGTTGCGTCGCCAAGCACAACTGACCCAGACT ACTTTTACATGTGGACTCGAGATAGTGCTCTTGTTTTCAAGACGCTTGTTGATCGGTTCACACAGAACTACGATGCtggcctgcagcgccgcATCGAGCAGTACATTGCTGCTCAGGTCACTCTTCAGGGCATCTCAAACCCATCTGGTTCCCTCTCAGACGGGTCTGGCCTTGGCGAGCCCAAGTTCGAGCTTACCTTGAGCCAGTTCACTGGCAACTGGGGCCGCCCGCAGCGTGATGGTCCAGCTCTTCGAGCCATTGCCTTGATTGGCTATTCAAAGTGGCTCATTAGCAACAACTACCAGTCGACAGTGTCGAACATCATTTGGCCCATTGTGCGAAATGATCTCAACTACGTTGCCCAGTACTG GAACCAAACTGGATTTGACCTGTGGGAGGAGGTCAACGGCAGCTCATTCTTCACTGTAGCCAATCAGCACCGAGCACTTGTTGAGGGTGCTACCCTTGCCACTACTCTTGGCCAGTCGGGAAGCAGCTATTCCACTGTTGCTCCTCAGATTCTCTGCTTCCTTCAAAAGTTCTGGTCGCCATCCGGATATGTCATCTCCAACA TCAACAGCAACGACGGCAGGACTGGAAAGGATTCCAACTCCATTCTTACATCTATTCACACTTTCGATCCCAGCATTGGCTGCGATGCCGCCACTTTCCAGCCCTGCAGTGACAAGGCTCTTTCAAACCTCAAGGTCTACGTCGACTCCTTCCGCTCCATCTATGGCGTCAACTCGGGCATCCCTGCTGGCACTGCTGTTGCCGTTGGTAGATACCCAGAGGACGTCTACTTTAACGGAAACCCCTGGTATCTTTCTAcctttgctgttgctgagcaGCTGTACGACGCCCTGTATGTCTGGAAGAAGACTGGCTCCATCACCGTCACTTCCACCTCTCTGGCTTTCTTCCAAGAGCTCGTCCCCAGCGTGACAGCCGGAACCTacgccagcagctcgtctACCTTCACCAGCATCGTCAACGCCGTATCCACCTACGCCGATGGATTCGTCAGCGAGGCGGCCAAGTACGTTCCCTCTGATGGTTCTCTCTCCGAGCAGTTCGACAAGAACACCGGCACTCCTCTCTCCGCCGTTCACCTGACCTGGTCGTATGCCTCCTTCCTGACTGCCACGGCCCGTCGCGCTGGCATTGTCCCTCCTTCATGGATTAGCAGCGGCGCCAACACCGTTCCCTCGTCCTGCTCCGGCACGACAGTGGCTGGTTCCTACTCAAGTCCCACAGCCACGTCATTCCCTCCGTCACAGACTCCCAAGACTGCGGCTACTGGCACCAGTTTCACTCCCATTGCCTGCGCTACCCCAACTTCCGTGGCTGTGACCTTCCACGAGCTTGCTACGACCGTCCCCGGCCAGACAATCAAGGTCGTTGGCAATGCCCAGGCCCTGGGCAACTGGAGCACCAGCGCCGGTGTTGCCCTGAACGCCGTCAACTATGCTTCCAACCACCCTCTGTGGATCGGACCCGTCAATCTCAAGGCCGGAGACGTCGTCGAGTACAAGTATATCAACGTGGGCTCAGACGGCTCCGTGACTTGGGAGGCCGACCCCAACCACACTTACACTGTCCCTGCAGTGGCCTGTGTTACCGCAGTTGTTAAAGAGGACACCTGGCAATCATAA
- a CDS encoding uncharacterized protein (BUSCO:EOG092D3DNT): MEDPQALIQQAEKLVSKGSGGWSFLGGSDDKFWDAARLFKEAAQAYERQGQNIEAGKTYERAAAVREKSLKELGDAADSYVEASDAYRRDDPEAAIRCRERAFALIQQSTSESKQTRLSRVKEILGQIYEHDLKDLKRAREAYKEAAERLPKARELNANKLFTQYADLAALDEDYYVAIETYDRIINSMIGNQTMKWSLSTYCFKAGVCHLATGDLVGTRRAVESYRQKDAEFSSQYKYKLVEDLCGAVEAHDQDQFGELLFQFDRTSRLEPWMTAILVKVKNSIEAPDDEFA; the protein is encoded by the exons ATGGAAGATCCCCAGGCTCTAATCCAGCAG GCCGAGAAGCTCGTATCAAAGGGCAGCGGTGGCTGGAGCTTCCTGGGCGGCTCGGACGACAAATTCTGGGATGCTGCTCGATTATTCAAGGAGGCAGCTCAGGCATACGAGCGACAGGGCCAAA ATATCGAGGCCGGCAAGACATACGAACGAGCCGCCGCCGTACGAGAGAAGAGCCTCAAGGAACTGGGCGACGCTGCCGACAGCTACGTCGAGGCCTCCGACGCCTACCGAAGAGATGATCCCGAGGCGGCGATCCGATGCCGAGAACGAGCCTTTGCTCTGATCCAGCAGTCGACCAGCGAGAGCAAGCAGACGAGGCTGTCTAGAGTCAAGGAGATCCTTGGTCAGATTTATGAGCATGACCTGAAGGATCTGAAGAGGGCGCGCGAGGCCTACAAGGAGGCTGCTGAGCGGCTACCGAAGGCGAGAGAACT GAATGCCAACAAGCTATTCACCCAATACGCCGATctcgccgccctcgacgAGGACTACTACGTCGCCATCGAAACCTACGACCGCATCATCAACTCCATGATTGGCAACCAGACCATGAAATGGAGTCTCTCCACCTACTGCTTCAAGGCCGGCGTCTGCCACCTCGCCACCGGCGACCTGGTCGGCACCCGCCGCGCCGTCGAGAGCTACCGCCAAAAGGACGCCGAGTTCTCCTCccagtacaagtacaagctGGTTGAGGACCTGTGCGGCGCCGTCGAGGCCCACGACCAGGATCAGTTTGGCGAGCTCCTGTTCCAGTTTGATCGCACGAGCAGGTTGGAGCCGTGGATGACGGCCATCCTGGTCAAGGTGAAGAATTCCATTGAGGCCCCTGATGATGAGTTTGCGTAA
- a CDS encoding uncharacterized protein (EggNog:ENOG41), which yields MSFCSRCVRKSLHLCPRLHPRIISAPLSSKASPSSTAQDILSKPTWSVSSLLPSQSHAESPETITPAQLHHLLRLSALPLPKSPAEEQSMIETLQSQLQFARAVQRVDTSGVEPLRAIRDETEAATKENTIGLDDLKDALAKEALVGHYQRPRRVKEQIQSDAENWDALATASRKAGKYFVVESGKKAEAGEP from the coding sequence ATGTCATTCTGTTCTAGATGCGTGAGGAAGAGCCTTCATCTTtgtcctcgtcttcatccaagAATCATCTCAGCTCCTCTATCATCCAaagcctcgccatcttcaacagctcaGGACATACTCTCCAAACCAACCTGGTCTGTGAGCTCTCTACTTCCATCTCAGTCACATGCCGAGTCTCCAGAAACCATCACTCCCGctcagcttcatcatctcttgcGTCTATCAGCTCTTCCCTTGCCCAAATCCCCTGCCGAAGAGCAGTCAATGATTGAGACTCTCCAGAGTCAGCTGCAATTTGCGCGGGCTGTACAGAGAGTCGATACCTCGGGAGTGGAACCTCTTCGAGCCATTAGGGATGAGACCGAAGCTGCAACTAAAGAGAATACCATTGGCTTGGACGATCTAAAGGATGCATTAGCCAAAGAGGCCCTCGTGGGGCACTATCAACGGCCTCGTAGAGTCAAGGAACAGATCCAGTCTGATGCTGAGAACTGGGATGCCTTGGCTACGGCGTCAAGGAAAGCCGGAAAATATTTTGTTGTTGAGAGTGGGAAGAAGGCTGAGGCCGGGGAACCTTGA
- a CDS encoding mitochondrial 54S ribosomal protein mL61: MDFAISLKGGHMGARKFWKEYLPRLKYHNPSIPMIVNRHDQNQLPPTMSIYLRKSDASPAASSEPLAQPSSSRTNLSKAQPPTADERVVHIDMANKHSSHILEFFMAETRAVPLQPTTEEIVEMQALETLRKNADVDRERVRQLRLEKKKEEDMLKRARAAGGMAEQEEA; this comes from the exons ATGGACTTTGCCATCAGCTTGAAGGGCGGCCACATGGGAGCTAG AAAATTCTGGAAGGAATACCTCCCCCGCCTGAAATACCACAACCCCTCCATCCCCATGATCGTCAACCGCCACGACCAGAACCAGCTCCCCCCGACAATGTCCATCTACCTCCGCAAATCCGACGCCTCACCCGCCGCTTCTTCCGAACCTCTCGCCCAGCCTTCATCATCCCGGACGAACCTCTCCAAGGCGCAACCCCCGACTGCGGACGAGCGCGTCGTACACATTGACATGGCCAACAAGCACTCATCACACATCCTCGAGTTCTTCATGGCCGAGACCCGCGCTGTTCCTCTGCAGCCTACGACCGAGGAGATTGTCGAGATGCAGGCCCTCGAGACACTACGAAAGAATGCCGACGTCGACCGCGAGCGTGTACGACAGCTGAGactagagaagaagaaggaggaagataTGCTGAAGCGAGCAAGAGCTGCGGGTGGCATGGCAGAGCAAGAGGAGgcataa
- a CDS encoding uncharacterized protein (TransMembrane:1 (o920-941i)), whose amino-acid sequence MAPPVPAVTTRRGSEFTPRDETDIISRLHSDALDTPTSLSGRFGMSKTTHSRAKPDYSSSDSDAESSQQNRGRTSNHSRSMSNPFPSLFGSRKRQGSTSKPSVDAGKANVGPAPNKQVNTHRRGSPARSRDFATGNCMTCASLVKWPKDLKVFKCTICMTINDLVPISVDSQNSKQRHDRSPGPSTSRQPPVPPGIVPIQSSRTGSFGHLTLPISLDQTKHLVRQNLRFYVLRRLRSMSDEAATEQACDDRPSYQDRLHPDLAVRTRGPLEIPQGRKGSITNYTFGEDPTLHHGSPSSNPQIAMSRSYPSSPSEQQPGQRAPPPNSNHAAPRSRDRSAGQTDDPRKIFKPLEDYITSCFSNFECINSSFSTQHPRYASRSTSDTPRRPSVSVKDTRQPTPIKSAPRRPSQMEVDSPIFDLDPRLLMLGDVAENGLWWTGQDSMAPKKHAAKEEPAHVHRPPPLTKSPQLNWADIDEWYSIVNNAAEDWFKIFEEISGDLSLGSLAEQELLAIEQDVLKGQAHLQRVLLKVTENLLKRPGRPVKDPMDLRFLLFIMENPSLYAENEHYHGVLQLEVNKSMRSRPLTSKDSVGNSGPISGQHSGIIKRIVGLISNSSVECQNQMVTWLARYHAPRFIKVKELVSGFLTYRMIRQSEKKQADQSVDLTAGLIPQMQYGRNGSASLHDAIGGPRPAKKPKEPIKKISYSDDWQIKAASRVLSLLFSANNFLPTRRGEDAHSNGTVTWNGTGRVAGYFLPPTDFYNSMIDYADLIDDFESWESKRSKFSFCQYPFLLSIWAKTHILEHDARRQMQSKARDAFFDSIMTRRNINQYLFLDIRRDCLVDDSLTAVSSVIGSGGEDLKKGLRISFQGEEGIDAGGLRKEWFLLLIREVFNPDYGMFIYDDDSQYCYFNPNSFEPSDQFFLVGVVMGLAIYNSTILDVALPPLAFRKLLASAPSLAGTMPQQHRPVIRYTLDDLSEYRPRLANGLRQLLAFDGDVEETFCLDFVIETDKYGSKVQVPLCPGGENKPVTNENRREYVDLYVRYVLETAVKRQFEPFKRGFYTVCGGNAFSLFQPEEIELLIRGSDEPLDIASLRAVAEYDNWESKTPDETEPVVSWFWETFQQATPSDQRKMLTFITGSDRIPAMGAASLTIKLSCLGDDCGRYPIARTCFNMLSLWRYDSKEKLESMLWRAVHESEGFGLK is encoded by the exons ATGGCTCCCCCAGTTCCTGCTGTCACTACCCGGCGCGGGTCTGAGTTTACTCCTCGAGACGAGACCGACATCATCAGCCGACTCCATTCAGACGCTCTCGATACACCGACTTCGCTGAGCGGACGATTTGGCATGTCCAAGACCACCCACTCGCGTGCGAAACCCGACTACAGCTCGTCCGACTCCGACGCCGAATCTTCGCAGCAGAACCGCGGCCGCACATCAAACCACTCTCGCTCCATGAGCAACCCATTCCCGTCGCTCTTTGGCAGCCGCAAGAGGCAAGGCTCGACATCAAAACCCTCTGTCGACGCGGGTAAGGCGAACGTAGGCCCTGCCCCGAACAAGCAGGTGAATACACATCGGCGAGGTAGTCCTGCCAGGAGCAGGGACTTTGCCACTGGCAACTGCATGACATGTGCTTCTCTTGTAAAGTGGCCAAAGGACTTGAAGGTCTTCAAATGTACCATTTGTATGACCATCAATGACTTGGTTCCGATTAGTGTCGATAGCCAAAACTCGAAGCAGCGCCATGACAGAAGCCCAGGGCCATCAACTTCGAGACAACCGCCAGTTCCTCCGGGCATAGTACCAATACAAAGCTCCAGGACGGGTAGTTTTGGCCATCTTACTCTGCCTATCTCTCTCGACCAAACCAAGCATCTGGTCAGGCAAAATCTGCGATTCTATGTACTCAGGAGGCTTCGCAGCATGTCAGATGAAGCTGCAACTGAGCAGGCTTGCGATGATCGACCTTCATACCAAGATCGACTCCATCCGGATCTCGCCGTACGTACCCGCGGGCCACTGGAAATCCCTCAGGGGAGGAAGGGCTCAATCACCAATTATACATTCGGCGAAGACCCAACGTTGCATCACGGGTCCCCGAGTAGTAATCCTCAGATTGCTATGTCTAGATCATatccctcctctccctccgagcagcagcctggccaaAGAGCCCCACCACCAAACAGCAATCATGCCGCCCCTCGTTCACGAGATCGGTCTGCTGGCCAGACTGATGACCCTAGAAAGATATTCAAACCATTAGAAGATTACATTACGAGCTGTTTTAGTAATTTTGAATGCATcaattcttccttttccaccCAGCATCCTCGGTACGCCTCGAGATCTACAAGCGATACCCCCCGGCGGCCGTCAGTCTCCGTCAAAGATACACGTCAACCAACGCCGATAAAGAGTGCGCCTCGTAGGCCATCTCAGATGGAGGTTGACTCTCCTATATTTGACTTGGATCCAAGGCTGCTAATGCTTGGCGACGTTGCGGAAAATGGGCTGTGGTGGACTGGGCAGGACAGCATGGCTCCTAAGAAACATGCTGCTAAAGAGGAGCCAGCTCATGTTCATCGGCCACCTCCGTTAACGAAATCACCACAGCTCAATTGGGCCGATATCGATGAGTGGTATTCGATTGTGAATAATGCTGCAGAGGACTGGTTCAAAATCTTTGAAGAAATCTCAGGAGATCTTTCTTTGGGCAGTCTTGCCGAACAGGAGCTTCTTGCTATTGAACAGGATGTTCTCAAAGGGCAGGCTCATCTTCAGCGAGTGCTGCTTAAAGTTACAGAAAATTTGCTCAAAAGACCCGGGCGTCCGGTTAAGGATCCAATGGATTTGCGATTCCTCCTATTTATCATGGAGAATCCGTCCCTCTATGCGGAGAATGAACATTACCATGGAGTACTTCAGTTAGAAGTAAACAAGTCCATGCGATCGAGACCCCTGACGTCGAAAGACTCTGTGGGAAACTCTGGCCCCATTTCAGGACAACATTCCGGTATCATCAAACGAATAGTGGGATTAATCTCCAATTCATCGGTAGAGTGTCAGAATCAAATGGTAACTTGGCTGGCTAGATACCATGCCCCGCGCTTTATCAAAGTGAAAGAGCTTGTATCAGGATTCTTGACCTACAGGATGATTCGACAGAGCgaaaaaaagcaagctgACCAGTCAGTTGATCTAACGGCCGGATTGATACCACAAATGCAATATGGACGAAACGGTAGTGCGTCTCTTCATGATGCGATAGGCGGTCCTAGGCCCGCGAAGAAGCCGAAAGAGCCAATCAAAAAGATATCCTACTCAGACGACTGGCAAATCAAGGCTGCATCCCGCGTTCTTTCTTTATTGTTTTCTGCAAATAACTTTTTGCCCACTCGTCGTGGGGAAGACGCTCACTCTAATGGCACGGTCACTTGGAACGGGACCGGCCGCGTCGCCGGTTACTTTCTGCCGCCCACTGATTTCTACAATTCCATGATTGACTATGCCGACCTTATCGACGACTTTGAGTCTTGGGAGTCTAAGAGGAGCAAGTTTTCTTTCTGCCAGTATCCCTTTCTTTTGAGTATATGGGCCAAGACTCACATCCTGGAGCATGATGCCCGCCGGCAAATGCAGAGCAAGGCGCGAGATGCTTTCTTTGATAGTATCATGACTCGAAGAAACATCAACCAATACTTGTTTCTCGATATCCGCCGAGATTGCCTTGTTGATGACAGCTTAACAGCAGTAAGCAGCGTTATTGGCAGTGGCGGCGAGGATCTAAAGAAAGGTTTACGCATTTCATTTCAGGGGGAGGAAGGAATCGACGCAGGCGGCCTTCGTAAAGAATGGTTCTTGCTCCTCATTCGTGAAGTGTTCAACCCCGACTATG GAATGTTTATCTATGATGACGACTCTCAATACTGTTACTTCAACCCCAACTCGTTTGAACCTTCTGACCAGTTCTTCTTGGTTGGCGTTGTCATGGGTTTGGCTATTTACAATTCTACTATTTTGGATGTTGCTCTACCTCCGCTTGCATTCAGAAAGCTTCTTGCATCGGCTCCTTCACTTGCTGGAACAATGCCACAGCAGCATCGACCGGTGATAAGATATACACTGGATGATTTATCTGAATATCGCCCGCGGTTGGCAAACGGTTTAAGACAACTCTTGGCCTttgatggagatgtcgaAGAGACATTTTGCCTAGATTTTGTCATTGAAACTGACAAATATGGCTCCAAGGTACAAGTACCTCTCTGCCCCGGGGGCGAAAACAAACCTGTGACGAATGAAAATCGGCGAGAATATGTCGATCTCTATGTGCGATATGTGCTTGAAACAGCAGTCAAGCGACAGTTTGAGCCCTTCAAGAGAGGTTTCTACACGGTTTGTGGTGGCAATGCCTTTTCACTTTTCCAGCCCGAAGAAATCGAACTCCTTATCAGAGGTTCTGATGAGCCCCTCGATATTGCGTCTCTGAGAGCCGTCGCAGAATATGATAACTGGGAGAGCAAAACCCCTGATGAAACAGAGCCGGTTGTTAGTTGGTTCTGGGAGACGTTCCAACAGGCTACCCCAAGTGACCAGCGCAAGATGCTGACATTCATTACCGGCAGCGACCGCATACCAGCGATGGGGGCCGCTTCTTTGACAATCAAACTGTCTTGTCTGGGCGATGATTGTGGGAGATACCCCATTGCCAGAACATGTTTCAATATGCTGTCTCTCTGGCGTTACGATTCAAAGGAAAAATTGGAGTCTATGCTATGGAGAGCCGTTCATGAGAGCGAAGGTTTCGGTCTCAAATAA
- a CDS encoding uncharacterized protein (EggNog:ENOG41) — protein MEVLPVKGRAKSLSLYLYDPTKSTTNLLVCVKPAPGIDLGWTSSTKVSLLYNELLVGEADLETGNVFLTETNVAFYNLEGFKIWNMHGFKAFIQHVIPRPRDESQLEGRGPAVALKIDDKGHKLAISIRLDMMGFAKTLISTVRRIDDEIEVVFFIQNPTRVGICFGETRFILEKDCRILARLYGKFNIVSDDGMQKFQVKGPICSDTTLFGKAILKGVSADKHSDTWYTPAIRLFEMEVDLDALIEGEH, from the exons ATGGAAGTGCTTCCAGTAAAAGGGAGGGCGAAAAGTCTGTCCCTTTATCTCTATGACCCTACTAAGAG TACCACAAATCTCCTTGTGTGTGTCAAACCCGCCCCTGGTATTGATCTCGGCTGGACTAGCTCTACGAAGGTGTCTCTGCTTTACAATGAGCTCCTGGTTGGAGAAGCAGACTTGGAAACTGGCAATGTCTTCCTCACCGAGACTAATGTGGCATTTTATAATCTCGAAGGCTTCAAGATTTGGAATATGCATGGATTCAAGGCTTTCATTCAACACGTTATCCCTCGGCCTAGAGATGAAAGCCAACTAGAAGGGCGAGGCCCTGCTGTTGCATTGAAAATCGATGACAAGGGCCATAAGCTTGCCATATCTATACGACTGGACATGATGGGGTTTGCTAAAACTCTCATATCTACCGTTCGCCGAATTGACGACGAGATTGaagtcgtcttcttcatacAGAATCCGACTAGAGTCGGGATTTGTTTCGGAGAAACTCGTTTCATACTTGAGAAAGACTGTCGTATTTTGGCACGATTGTATGGTAAATTTAACATCGTGTCCGACGATGGCATGCAGAAGTTCCAGGTAAAAGGGCCCATCTGTTCAGATACTACACTCTTTGGAAAAGCAATTTTGAAAGGAGTTTCTGCGGATAAGCATTCAGATACCTGGTATACTCCTGCTATTCGGCTATTTGAAATGGAAGTCGATTTGGATGCACTCATTGAAGGCGAGCATTAG
- a CDS encoding uncharacterized protein (EggNog:ENOG41) produces MAFWHDWSDEKMEGSMSVDRLFIVSRSLTAFCVEIEGKVDPGFEIGWVTAVKVCLKYGHTLIGKIVVPDMPMMLDDERNMKINWGEGSEPEMEIKSTRAFKAFLQDVMPKKDVDTQMDSQYTASADLSVSRNGHTLTISMDPSYMMRMRAAVTNLRIHGQEISITMKITNLSSLELQFEYGTFILKKGQQTVGEVAGGLDLVPGEFEVNLGGQIQSGISGVVTLKGEHFEDCEESWQQYAIKLFEVEVNLDELDLDANHGATVDDDIGDIADHGEHLLSIRSK; encoded by the exons ATGGCATTTTGGCACGACTGGTCtgatgagaagatggaaggCAGCATGAGCGTCGACCGACTGTTCATAGTAAGCCGTTCTCTGAC gGCTTTCTGTGTTGAAATTGAGGGCAAAGTCGACCCTGGATTTGAAATCGGTTGGGTTACTGCTGTCAAGGTTTGCCTCAAGTATGGCCATACCTTGATCGGCAAAATTGTGGTACCAGACATGCCAATGATGTTGGATGACGAACGCAATATGAAAATCAACTGGGGTGAAGGCTCGGAGCCTGAAATGGAAATTAAAAGCACGCGAGCATTCAAAGCTTTTCTCCAGGACGTTATGCCAAAGAAGGATGTCGATACCCAGATGGACAGCCAATATACTGCCTCCGCTGATCTGAGCGTCTCCCGAAATGGTCATACCCTTACCATATCCATGGACCCCAGCTACATGATGAGAATGAGAGCGGCTGTCACAAATCTCAGAATCCATGGCCAAGAAATCAGCATCACAATGAAAATCACGAATTTGAGCTCCCTTGAGCTCCAATTTGAATACGGTACCTTCATACTCAAGAAAGGTCAGCAAACAGTTGGAGAGGTGGCCGGAGGTCTCGATCTTGTTCCCGGTGAATTCGAAGTCAACTTAGGCGGACAAATTCAAAGTGGAATTTCTGGGGTGGTGACTCTTAAAGGAGAACATTTCGAGGACTGCGAAGAGTCTTGGCAGCAATATGCTATTAAGCTATTTGAGGTTGAAGTCAACCTGGATGAGCTAGATCTTGATGCCAATCACGGCGCTACTGTTGATGACGACATTGGTGATATTGCTGACCATGGCGAACATTTGCTCTCTATTCGGTCAAAATGA
- a CDS encoding uncharacterized protein (EggNog:ENOG41), whose protein sequence is MSEHLNVLISTFKGLGLPPTLVLRAPPSTTISSLRDLIDEKIPTGATESKFILTTHSNRLLPQTSETPISTYLSSNDDDFINLRLTIPLCGGKGGFGSQLRAAGGRMSSRKKQKQDDSGSSRNLDGRRLRTVNEAKALAEYLAIKPEMEKKEKEKRRQRWEEIVDMAEKREAEIKSGGRGKLDGQWVEDKEESNERTRDAVLAAMKSGNYKDNLISTSHGSASSEQNNGQSSSEAEDSESSKEATPPAEAAVPSKAKARTFFGFDEDDEFMSSDSEDESEEKS, encoded by the coding sequence ATGAGCGAGCATCTCAACGTCCTCATCTCGACCTTCAAGGGTCTTGGCCTTCCGCCAACCCTGGTCTTGCGCGCGCCTCCATCCACCACAATCTCCTCCCTACGAGACCTTATCGATGAGAAGATTCCTACCGGCGCCACCGAATCCAAATTCATCCTCACAACACACTCAAATCGGCTTTTGCCCCAGACATCAGAAACACCAATTTCCACATACCTATCCTCAAATGACGATGATTTCATTAACTTGCGCCTCACCATCCCCCTCTGTGGTGGAAAGGGTGGTTTCGGATCTCAGCTCCGAGCTGCCGGTGGCCGAATGTCATCCcgcaagaagcaaaagcaagaCGATAGCGGTTCAAGCCGAAATCTGGATGGTAGACGGCTGCGTACTGTTAATGAAGCCAAAGCTCTCGCGGAGTATCTCGCCATCAAACCagaaatggagaagaaggagaaggagaagcgaCGCCAGCGCTGGGAAGAGATCGTGGACAtggcagaaaagagagaggcggAGATCAAGTCTGGCGGTAGGGGGAAGCTGGATGGCCAGTGGGTCgaggacaaagaagagagcaacgaGAGAACTCGCGATGCTGTGTTGGCTGCCATGAAGTCTGGAAACTACAAGGATAACCTAATCAGCACATCTCACGggtctgcttcttctgagCAAAACAATGGCCAATCTTCAAGCGAGGCAGAGGATTCCGAGAGCTCAAAAGAAGCTACTCCTcctgcagaagctgctgtacCTTCAAAGGCGAAAGCAAGAACCTTTTTCGGCttcgatgaagacgatgaattTATGAGCTCTGATTCGGAGGATGAGAGCGAAGAGAAGTCTTGA
- a CDS encoding uncharacterized protein (EggNog:ENOG41~TransMembrane:1 (o44-63i)) — MRPTLALRAFRPTARMMRPIPKEDQAGHTVSQRLRKLKQMPAELYPLFVVVGFALGAAAYSCSRKFFVDKNLRLSRQGAAARAAQSEGHGEH, encoded by the exons ATGCGTCCTACTCTTGCTCTTCGGGCCTTCCGCCCCACGGCCCGCATGATGCGACCCATCCCC AAGGAGGACCAGGCCG GCCACACCGTCTCCCAGCGCCTTCGCAAGCTCAAGCAGATGCCCGCTGAGCTGTACCCCCTCT tcgtcgtcgtcggttTTGCCCTTGGTGCCGCTGCCTACTCCTGCAGCCGCAAGTTCTTCGTCGACAAGAACCTGCGTCTCTCCCGACAGGGCGCTGCCGCTCGCGCCGCCCAGAGCGAAGGCCACGGCGAGCACTAA